One segment of Pseudomonadota bacterium DNA contains the following:
- a CDS encoding ABC transporter ATP-binding protein gives MILEVKDMNTYYGTSHILFDVSLHINSGELVCLLGRNGAGKTTTLRSIMGLTPPKTGSVTFYGEEMRGKPPYYVAKKGVGYVPDNRLIFPDLTVLENLEIGRKNSEHFKGEPWTIERIYEIFPKLKQLEKSLGGYLSGGEQQMLTIGRTLMGNAELILLDEPVEGLAPLIVKDFANKLKKLRNEGVTILFSEQNVRFSLSVAERAYVIDRGRIKYHGSIEELATNEEVKKEYLMI, from the coding sequence ATGATACTCGAAGTAAAGGACATGAATACATATTACGGGACAAGCCACATACTTTTTGATGTTTCACTTCATATAAATAGCGGGGAACTCGTCTGCCTTTTGGGAAGGAATGGTGCAGGAAAAACAACAACCTTGAGGAGTATCATGGGGCTGACCCCCCCGAAAACGGGGAGTGTTACCTTCTACGGCGAGGAAATGAGGGGGAAACCCCCTTACTATGTGGCAAAGAAGGGGGTTGGATATGTACCTGATAACAGGCTCATTTTCCCTGACCTCACGGTACTGGAAAACCTTGAGATAGGAAGGAAAAATTCTGAGCACTTTAAAGGTGAACCATGGACGATCGAGAGAATCTATGAAATTTTTCCCAAGCTCAAACAGTTAGAAAAAAGTCTCGGCGGCTATTTAAGCGGTGGCGAACAGCAGATGCTGACCATAGGGAGAACCCTGATGGGGAATGCCGAATTGATTCTCCTTGACGAACCGGTTGAAGGGCTGGCGCCTCTTATAGTGAAAGACTTTGCGAATAAGCTGAAAAAACTCAGGAATGAAGGGGTGACAATCCTCTTTTCTGAGCAGAACGTGAGGTTTTCATTATCTGTTGCTGAGCGGGCCTATGTAATTGACAGGGGGAGAATCAAATACCACGGCAGTATTGAGGAATTAGCTACGAACGAAGAGGTTAAGAAAGAGTATTTAATGATCTAA
- a CDS encoding ABC transporter ATP-binding protein, which translates to MANDNILQVEHLSKAFHKYQVLTDVNYNLPKGEIAAIIGPNGAGKTTFFNLVTGYHAVSGGTVTFMDKNITNWSRHKIARTGITRAFQVSNIYPKLTTYENVRQSVLAQQKKTLNFFTPARKLARNETLELLDITGLSEFRDTEAGILSQGDKKKLELALALASKPSLLLLDEPTAGMSSEETHNTMELVKRLNKEIGLTILFTEHDISVIFGYARKLSVLHQGVLVAEGTPEEVRNNKEAQQCYLGEEI; encoded by the coding sequence ATGGCAAACGACAATATCCTACAGGTCGAACACTTAAGTAAGGCGTTTCATAAGTACCAGGTATTAACAGATGTAAATTACAATCTTCCGAAAGGTGAAATTGCGGCTATTATCGGCCCTAACGGGGCAGGAAAGACCACCTTTTTTAATCTCGTTACAGGTTATCATGCTGTAAGCGGAGGAACAGTCACTTTTATGGATAAGAATATCACAAACTGGTCTCGACATAAGATTGCCCGTACCGGGATAACCCGCGCCTTCCAGGTAAGTAATATTTATCCAAAGCTTACGACATATGAGAACGTACGTCAGTCAGTTCTTGCGCAACAGAAAAAGACCCTTAATTTCTTTACCCCTGCGAGGAAGCTTGCCCGGAATGAGACTTTAGAACTACTGGACATCACCGGATTGTCCGAATTCAGGGACACAGAAGCCGGAATCCTTTCGCAGGGTGATAAAAAGAAACTCGAACTTGCCCTGGCCCTTGCAAGTAAACCCAGCCTTCTCCTTCTCGATGAACCCACAGCAGGGATGTCATCAGAAGAGACCCACAATACAATGGAGTTGGTAAAACGCCTAAATAAGGAGATTGGTTTGACCATTCTCTTTACTGAACATGATATATCGGTCATTTTCGGGTATGCCCGTAAACTTTCTGTTTTGCATCAGGGGGTTCTTGTTGCCGAGGGCACCCCGGAAGAGGTAAGGAATAATAAGGAAGCCCAACAATGCTATCTTGGTGAGGAGATATGA
- a CDS encoding branched-chain amino acid ABC transporter permease, with the protein MAEHKNNILKKIWMPAALFVLALILPFIVTEFWVHVLNEILILGLFALSFNMIFGYMGQLSFGHAAYYGVGAYTTGLLMVKANWPLFVTLPISMVTAGICALILGYFCVRLRGIYFAILTMAFGQLVFYIIFQWYSFTGGDNGLQGINPPAWLFKTNPYYFFTLVVVTIGAIILWFISESPFGYTMRTIRDNTERTEFIGINVQRYMLINFVIAGMFAGLAGAIWGPFNRSVAPDLCSWQHSGGPVFMAILGGPHYFLGPMLGSVIYTLLNAFVTGYTEYWPLVSGIVIIIVVLLLPGGVLGVYKEKFGHLKSKESTTLEHGGS; encoded by the coding sequence ATGGCTGAACATAAAAATAATATCTTAAAAAAAATATGGATGCCAGCGGCACTCTTTGTCCTGGCTTTGATTTTGCCATTCATTGTCACGGAATTCTGGGTCCATGTGCTGAACGAGATTCTTATTCTTGGCCTATTTGCCCTGAGTTTTAATATGATCTTCGGCTACATGGGGCAGCTCAGCTTCGGACATGCGGCATATTACGGGGTCGGTGCATATACCACGGGGCTCCTGATGGTAAAAGCAAACTGGCCGCTCTTCGTGACACTGCCCATATCGATGGTCACCGCAGGGATATGTGCGCTGATCCTCGGTTATTTCTGTGTCCGTTTAAGGGGTATCTATTTTGCCATCCTGACCATGGCATTTGGCCAGCTTGTTTTCTATATCATCTTCCAGTGGTATTCCTTCACAGGGGGTGACAACGGTCTTCAAGGGATTAATCCGCCTGCATGGCTATTCAAAACTAATCCCTACTATTTCTTTACCCTTGTGGTCGTAACCATTGGGGCGATTATTCTCTGGTTCATAAGCGAATCACCATTCGGGTATACCATGAGGACAATACGGGACAACACGGAGCGCACGGAGTTTATCGGGATCAACGTGCAGAGATATATGCTCATCAATTTTGTGATTGCCGGTATGTTTGCCGGTCTGGCAGGCGCCATCTGGGGACCATTTAACAGAAGTGTTGCGCCAGATCTCTGTAGCTGGCAACACTCGGGCGGTCCGGTATTCATGGCGATCCTTGGAGGCCCCCACTACTTCCTGGGTCCCATGCTCGGTTCGGTGATCTACACGCTTCTCAATGCCTTTGTAACGGGCTATACCGAGTACTGGCCACTGGTGAGCGGGATCGTCATTATTATCGTTGTTCTACTTTTGCCTGGTGGCGTTTTAGGGGTTTACAAGGAAAAGTTTGGTCATCTTAAAAGTAAAGAAAGTACAACCCTTGAACACGGGGGATCTTGA
- a CDS encoding branched-chain amino acid ABC transporter permease — protein MEFSFLFSQFLSGLTYGMILFLVASGLSLIFGVMNILNFAHATLWLIGAYFCYSFWYLMQGYNFALWVSIPLAGFACAAVGWVTEIVLIKHIYKRELHEQLLITYALALIFADLIKIVWGPTDRLIARPPAIQKPVFIFGAPFDSYFIFVILAGFAVALGLWWFLKYTRYGHIVKAAVFSREMVGALGIPIPKIYTWVFTLGIFIAGFAGGVQAPIGSVNLGMDIAIIIQAFCVVVIGGFGSLLGTLVGAIIVGEVFSFAILYWPAGAMVLIFVITAAILIIRPWGLFGTPMRT, from the coding sequence ATGGAATTCAGTTTTCTCTTTTCACAGTTTTTGAGCGGATTGACCTACGGCATGATACTCTTCCTTGTCGCCTCAGGTCTCTCCCTGATATTCGGCGTTATGAACATCCTGAACTTTGCCCATGCCACGCTCTGGCTGATCGGTGCATATTTCTGCTATTCCTTCTGGTATCTAATGCAGGGGTATAATTTTGCCTTATGGGTCAGCATTCCCCTTGCCGGATTTGCATGTGCTGCTGTGGGGTGGGTTACGGAGATTGTTTTGATCAAGCACATTTACAAGAGGGAACTCCATGAACAGTTGCTCATCACATATGCCCTAGCCTTGATTTTTGCTGATTTGATAAAAATTGTATGGGGCCCGACGGACAGGCTTATTGCCCGTCCCCCTGCAATTCAAAAACCCGTTTTTATCTTCGGGGCCCCCTTTGATTCCTATTTTATTTTTGTGATTCTTGCTGGTTTTGCAGTAGCCCTTGGTTTATGGTGGTTTCTTAAATATACGAGGTACGGTCATATCGTCAAGGCCGCCGTTTTTAGCCGTGAAATGGTAGGGGCCCTTGGTATCCCTATACCGAAAATCTATACATGGGTATTTACCCTCGGTATCTTTATCGCAGGATTTGCAGGGGGTGTCCAGGCACCTATAGGTTCTGTTAATCTCGGTATGGACATTGCTATTATTATCCAGGCCTTTTGTGTGGTTGTTATAGGTGGATTCGGAAGTCTTCTGGGGACCCTTGTAGGCGCGATTATTGTGGGTGAAGTTTTCTCTTTCGCAATCCTTTACTGGCCGGCTGGAGCAATGGTTCTCATCTTTGTAATTACTGCAGCAATTCTCATTATACGCCCATGGGGGCTCTTTGGAACACCGATGAGGACATAA
- a CDS encoding ABC transporter substrate-binding protein codes for MKSKALKIVFVFVALVFLVGLAGSGKVMSAEPYNLGVALGFTGTGTLYSKDQLEGIHVAVDEINAKGGFLGKYPIKVFQRDTQTKPDVGVREVKDLILRDKVRAVINDYSSAVAVAVKPICREYKTLHIAAISNSENITKINYSPYTFQVVPNSYMQAKAAVLAIAKMAKDKGWKEYVTLASDYEWGRSTQEEVVKELKKVAPQLKLKKEFWPRLGETQFTSFITSIMAMKPDFVYPCLASKDNVSFIEQARPYGFFEKVTFAGGMVSVTELIIEAKTVPRGLVSITRAPFFAHLDVPMMVNFVKNYRAKYKKYPSDWAVMGYDAVYSLKQGIEKAKTIDTDKVKDAMKGLTVDLTRGKLRFRPIDNQLSCSSYVGVVGDDPKYPFPILKDVIEVKGAESERPEAEIVAARKAEQK; via the coding sequence ATGAAGTCCAAAGCTTTAAAGATTGTATTTGTTTTTGTTGCACTGGTTTTTCTGGTTGGGTTGGCAGGTTCAGGTAAGGTTATGTCTGCAGAACCTTACAACCTTGGTGTTGCCCTCGGATTTACCGGCACAGGTACTCTCTACAGTAAAGACCAGTTGGAAGGCATCCATGTTGCTGTTGATGAGATAAATGCAAAGGGTGGTTTCCTTGGAAAGTATCCCATCAAGGTTTTTCAGAGAGATACACAGACAAAACCGGATGTGGGTGTTCGAGAGGTAAAAGATTTGATCCTCAGGGATAAGGTCCGTGCAGTTATTAATGATTATTCGAGTGCTGTTGCGGTTGCGGTGAAACCGATCTGCAGGGAGTATAAAACCCTTCATATTGCTGCAATCAGCAACTCGGAGAATATCACAAAGATTAACTACAGTCCTTATACATTCCAGGTAGTTCCAAACAGTTACATGCAGGCAAAGGCGGCAGTTCTTGCAATTGCCAAAATGGCAAAGGATAAAGGATGGAAGGAATATGTGACACTTGCCTCTGATTACGAGTGGGGAAGGTCGACCCAGGAAGAGGTGGTAAAGGAACTTAAGAAGGTAGCACCTCAATTAAAGCTAAAGAAAGAATTCTGGCCAAGACTTGGAGAGACCCAGTTTACCTCTTTCATCACAAGCATTATGGCAATGAAACCAGACTTTGTATATCCATGTCTTGCTTCAAAGGATAATGTTAGCTTTATAGAACAGGCGAGGCCTTATGGCTTTTTCGAAAAAGTAACATTTGCAGGTGGTATGGTAAGCGTCACGGAGTTGATTATAGAAGCAAAAACAGTCCCGAGAGGCCTCGTATCAATTACACGTGCACCGTTTTTTGCTCACCTGGATGTACCGATGATGGTAAATTTCGTAAAAAATTACCGGGCAAAGTATAAAAAATATCCAAGTGACTGGGCTGTTATGGGTTACGATGCAGTGTATTCCCTCAAACAGGGTATAGAAAAAGCAAAGACCATCGACACGGATAAGGTAAAGGACGCCATGAAAGGGCTCACCGTTGACCTGACCCGTGGCAAGCTGAGATTCCGTCCCATTGATAACCAGTTAAGTTGTTCATCATACGTTGGCGTTGTGGGGGATGACCCTAAATATCCATTCCCGATCTTAAAGGACGTGATAGAGGTTAAAGGTGCCGAAAGTGAGCGCCCGGAAGCTGAAATTGTTGCAGCAAGAAAAGCAGAACAAAAATAA
- a CDS encoding SDR family oxidoreductase, which translates to MSFDINEPEIKRENVLILSDADFNINNVCIVTGAGSGIGRATCIAAAANNLMAVGLDVDEKGGRKTQDLARKIGGQMVFIKTDLTKDKEVEHAVKESVKLGSIKYLANIAGIQHIDSIENFPMEKYDFMMRLMVRAPFYLSKLTIPYMKKSEDGKGAIGNMGSIHAHISTLNKPVYNITKFAMRALSQSIAAEGEGYIRSFSVSTGFVKTALALNQIPSQAEQRGITPEEVVRDVMMGKSRIKEMMSPIEVANLFIFGFSRFARYLNSGDLLFDGGVVLTY; encoded by the coding sequence ATGTCATTCGATATAAATGAACCCGAAATAAAACGCGAAAATGTATTAATTCTTTCTGATGCAGACTTCAATATTAACAATGTCTGTATTGTGACCGGTGCAGGCAGTGGTATTGGAAGGGCTACATGTATTGCAGCCGCAGCAAATAATCTTATGGCTGTTGGCCTTGATGTGGACGAAAAAGGGGGGAGAAAGACCCAGGATTTAGCCCGAAAAATTGGTGGTCAAATGGTTTTCATCAAAACGGACCTTACAAAGGATAAAGAAGTAGAACATGCAGTAAAAGAATCAGTGAAGCTGGGCAGCATCAAATACCTTGCAAATATTGCTGGTATACAGCATATTGATTCTATCGAAAACTTTCCTATGGAAAAATATGACTTTATGATGAGGCTGATGGTCCGGGCTCCGTTTTATCTCTCCAAATTGACAATCCCTTACATGAAAAAGAGCGAAGATGGCAAAGGTGCCATCGGTAATATGGGGTCTATTCATGCCCATATCAGTACATTAAATAAACCGGTCTACAATATAACGAAATTTGCTATGAGGGCGCTCTCTCAATCTATTGCCGCTGAAGGGGAGGGGTATATCCGTTCCTTTTCTGTGAGCACAGGTTTTGTAAAAACTGCATTGGCTCTTAACCAGATTCCATCACAGGCAGAGCAGCGCGGGATAACCCCTGAAGAGGTTGTCAGGGATGTCATGATGGGAAAATCACGGATAAAAGAGATGATGTCACCAATTGAAGTGGCAAATCTTTTTATCTTTGGTTTCTCCCGTTTCGCCAGATATTTAAATAGCGGGGATCTTTTGTTTGACGGAGGTGTGGTTTTAACGTATTAG
- a CDS encoding sigma 54-interacting transcriptional regulator, whose product MQEKKIRNPYAGNKGSDKVNPPDFEHQDVKKQLKMLKMIFDNIYNGVVVTDTNGYIVYFNKPYGQFLGVDHEAQIGKHVTEVIENTRMHIVAKTGKPEINVAQRIQGQDMVVQRIPIKKNGKVIAVYGQVMFKKVSDVSKLAKELSFLESKVKLYEEELISLRSTRYTFDSIVGASNTLSDLKGQAFKAASNNFPVLITGESGTGKEMFAQAIHNASPRKLYPFIKINCASIPKDLIESELFGYEKGAFTGASPYGKPGKFELGNHGTVFLDEIGDLPIEMQPKLLRVLEEKEFEHIGGTIPIRSDFRLITASNQNLEEMLQDGRFRKDLFYRLNVIRLRIPPLRDRTEDITPLVHHLLQRIAQDLSIPEVKIDQQPEYALSSYDWPGNVRELLNVLERVVSSMEGNVIHLRDIPFHIYSKQKKARDTHRGALRDVNATAEREAIQYALETTNYNKTQAADLLGIHRTLLYKKIKKYNLFLDNRTNIPSL is encoded by the coding sequence ATGCAGGAAAAAAAGATACGAAATCCTTATGCCGGGAATAAGGGCTCAGATAAGGTTAATCCACCAGATTTCGAACACCAGGATGTTAAGAAACAGCTTAAGATGCTTAAAATGATTTTTGATAATATTTACAATGGTGTTGTGGTCACCGATACCAATGGTTATATTGTTTATTTCAATAAACCCTATGGTCAATTCCTGGGGGTTGATCATGAGGCTCAAATTGGCAAACATGTCACTGAAGTAATAGAAAACACACGCATGCACATTGTAGCAAAAACAGGAAAACCAGAAATCAATGTCGCACAAAGGATTCAAGGGCAGGACATGGTGGTTCAGCGAATCCCTATTAAGAAAAACGGTAAAGTTATTGCTGTGTACGGGCAGGTGATGTTTAAAAAGGTAAGCGATGTCAGTAAGCTTGCAAAAGAATTATCTTTCCTTGAATCAAAGGTAAAACTTTATGAAGAAGAACTCATCTCGCTGCGCTCTACCCGTTATACATTTGATAGTATCGTTGGGGCAAGTAATACCTTGTCTGATCTTAAAGGGCAGGCGTTTAAGGCTGCCAGTAATAACTTCCCTGTCCTGATTACGGGCGAATCAGGTACAGGAAAAGAGATGTTTGCCCAGGCAATCCATAATGCCAGTCCCCGTAAGCTATATCCCTTCATAAAAATTAATTGTGCTTCCATACCAAAAGACCTGATTGAATCCGAGCTCTTTGGTTATGAAAAAGGTGCCTTCACAGGGGCAAGTCCATACGGCAAACCCGGTAAGTTTGAGCTTGGAAATCATGGTACTGTGTTTCTTGATGAAATAGGTGACCTGCCTATAGAGATGCAACCGAAATTGTTGCGTGTCCTTGAAGAGAAAGAGTTCGAACATATCGGTGGAACTATACCTATCAGGTCAGATTTTCGTCTGATTACAGCAAGCAACCAGAATCTTGAAGAGATGTTGCAGGATGGGAGATTTCGCAAGGACCTGTTTTATCGATTGAATGTGATACGATTACGTATTCCACCCCTTCGTGACAGGACAGAGGACATCACCCCCCTTGTACACCATTTACTACAGCGGATTGCACAGGATCTATCTATTCCAGAAGTAAAGATAGACCAGCAGCCCGAATATGCTTTAAGCAGTTACGATTGGCCGGGAAATGTCCGGGAACTCCTTAACGTACTTGAGCGGGTTGTTTCTTCTATGGAAGGGAATGTTATTCATCTCCGTGATATACCCTTCCATATATATAGTAAACAAAAGAAAGCAAGGGACACGCACCGTGGTGCACTGAGGGATGTCAACGCCACTGCCGAAAGAGAGGCAATACAATACGCCCTGGAGACAACCAACTACAATAAGACACAGGCTGCTGACTTACTCGGTATTCACAGGACGCTTCTTTACAAAAAGATAAAAAAATATAATCTTTTTCTTGATAATAGAACCAACATACCGTCATTGTAG